A single window of Desulfonatronovibrio hydrogenovorans DSM 9292 DNA harbors:
- the hslU gene encoding ATP-dependent protease ATPase subunit HslU: MSTLTPREIVSELDRYIIGQSDAKRMVAIALRNRWRRQQLEPELREEIAPKNIIMIGPTGVGKTEIARRLAKLAGSPFFKVEATKFTEVGYVGRDVESMIRDLMEIGINMVRDEERKKVQLKAEANAEERLLDLLLPPRKTPQTHQNFQEPGANPGQQAVPAGQDQDEESRGRTREKLRKLWREGRLDDRMVDIDVKTGSNVEIMAMPGLEDMEMQFRDMFSRVFPKKTKNKKVRVRNAYEILVQEETERLVDMDKVTEAARERVEQSGIIFIDEIDKICGGDKSSRAEVSREGVQRDLLPVVEGCVVNTKYGMIKTDHILFIAAGAFHYSKPSDLVPELQGRFPLRVELTALTMEDFYRILTEPQNALTKQYKALLETEGIQLEFTDESLREISSFAQRVNDETENIGARRLYTIMEKLLQDLSFKAPEMSGQKVVADKEYVLDKLKDVQADKDLTRYIL, encoded by the coding sequence ATGAGTACCCTGACTCCCAGAGAGATTGTATCAGAACTGGACAGATATATCATTGGTCAGAGCGATGCCAAGCGCATGGTGGCCATTGCCCTGCGCAACAGATGGCGCAGGCAGCAGCTCGAGCCTGAGCTGAGAGAAGAGATTGCCCCCAAAAATATCATCATGATCGGCCCAACCGGGGTGGGCAAGACTGAGATTGCCAGGAGACTGGCCAAGCTGGCTGGTTCGCCTTTTTTCAAAGTTGAGGCCACCAAGTTCACCGAAGTTGGCTATGTTGGCCGGGATGTGGAATCCATGATCAGAGACCTGATGGAGATCGGGATTAACATGGTCCGGGACGAAGAAAGAAAAAAGGTCCAGTTAAAGGCCGAGGCCAATGCAGAGGAAAGGCTTCTTGATCTTCTTCTTCCTCCCAGGAAAACCCCCCAAACCCACCAGAATTTCCAGGAGCCCGGGGCGAATCCCGGTCAGCAGGCAGTCCCTGCTGGGCAGGACCAGGATGAAGAATCCCGGGGAAGGACAAGGGAAAAGCTGCGTAAACTCTGGCGGGAAGGCCGGCTGGACGACAGAATGGTGGATATCGATGTCAAGACTGGAAGCAATGTGGAAATAATGGCCATGCCCGGCCTGGAAGACATGGAAATGCAGTTCAGGGACATGTTCAGCAGGGTTTTTCCCAAAAAGACCAAAAACAAGAAGGTCAGGGTCAGGAATGCTTATGAAATTCTGGTCCAGGAGGAGACCGAAAGGCTGGTGGATATGGACAAGGTCACTGAAGCTGCCAGAGAAAGGGTGGAACAGAGCGGGATAATCTTTATTGACGAGATCGATAAGATTTGCGGCGGAGACAAGTCGTCCAGGGCTGAGGTGTCCAGGGAAGGGGTGCAGAGAGACCTGCTGCCGGTGGTTGAGGGGTGCGTGGTCAACACTAAATACGGCATGATCAAAACGGATCACATTCTGTTCATAGCTGCAGGGGCTTTTCACTATTCAAAGCCCTCTGACCTGGTGCCCGAGCTTCAGGGCAGGTTTCCCCTGCGGGTGGAGCTGACTGCTCTGACCATGGAAGACTTTTACCGGATACTCACTGAACCCCAGAATGCCTTGACAAAGCAGTACAAGGCCTTGCTGGAGACCGAAGGAATCCAGCTGGAATTTACTGACGAGTCTTTACGGGAAATTTCGTCCTTTGCCCAGCGCGTCAATGATGAAACCGAAAATATCGGAGCACGAAGGCTGTACACTATAATGGAAAAACTGCTCCAGGACCTTTCTTTCAAGGCTCCGGAGATGTCCGGTCAAAAGGTTGTGGCGGATAAGGAGTATGTCCTGGATAAGCTCAAGGATGTTCAGGCGGATAAGGACCTGACCCGGTATATATTGTAG
- the argB gene encoding acetylglutamate kinase — protein sequence MSLVNTESESYKARILLEAMPYIREFYGRTVVIKYGGHAMIDQELKKSFALNVILLKLIGLNPVIVHGGGPQIGRMLEQLGIACQFRQGLRVTDEATMDVVEMVLVGKVNKEIVNLVNLSGGQAVGLSGKDGQTIMARKMEMVVDKKNAPPEIIDLGKVGEVVEINTSLIKAVQSQGFIPIIAPVGVDEQGETYNINADYVAASVAGALKARKLILLTDVPGVKDASGEIISSLTRWEAVRLIESGIASGGMIPKLKCCLEAVEEGVQKAHIIDGRVENSIILEIFTRGGIGTQVVFS from the coding sequence ATGTCCCTTGTGAACACTGAAAGCGAGTCCTACAAGGCCCGGATTCTGCTGGAGGCAATGCCCTATATCCGGGAGTTCTATGGCCGGACCGTGGTCATCAAGTATGGGGGCCATGCCATGATTGACCAGGAACTGAAAAAAAGTTTTGCCCTGAATGTCATTCTTCTGAAACTGATAGGGCTGAATCCGGTAATAGTTCATGGCGGGGGACCACAAATCGGCAGAATGCTTGAACAGCTGGGTATTGCCTGCCAGTTTCGTCAAGGCCTCCGGGTTACGGATGAGGCCACCATGGATGTGGTTGAAATGGTCCTGGTGGGCAAGGTCAACAAGGAAATCGTCAATCTGGTCAATTTAAGTGGTGGACAGGCTGTGGGCCTTTCAGGCAAGGACGGGCAGACCATCATGGCCAGAAAGATGGAAATGGTGGTGGATAAGAAGAACGCTCCTCCTGAGATAATCGACCTGGGCAAGGTGGGGGAGGTTGTGGAAATCAATACCAGTCTGATCAAAGCGGTTCAGTCCCAGGGCTTCATCCCCATAATTGCTCCGGTGGGGGTTGATGAGCAGGGAGAAACCTACAATATCAACGCTGATTACGTGGCTGCATCTGTAGCCGGGGCCCTCAAGGCCAGAAAGCTGATCCTGCTTACTGATGTGCCCGGGGTCAAGGATGCTTCGGGTGAGATCATTTCAAGCCTGACCCGCTGGGAAGCGGTCCGGCTTATTGAGTCAGGGATTGCTTCCGGAGGAATGATTCCCAAATTAAAGTGCTGTCTTGAGGCTGTTGAAGAAGGTGTGCAAAAGGCCCATATTATTGACGGCCGGGTGGAGAACTCCATTATCCTGGAGATTTTCACCAGGGGCGGGATAGGCACCCAGGTAGTGTTTTCCTGA
- the coaE gene encoding dephospho-CoA kinase (Dephospho-CoA kinase (CoaE) performs the final step in coenzyme A biosynthesis.): MTNSSLDFSFIVGPEDAGARLDKLVLARIPGDAPARSLIQSWIKGRMIWINGQPCTKPSFCPPSMSLVRVRAALPQSGPVPMSGKIHEIYRDDHILVLNKQPGLSVHPAPSVELPTLVNFLISRDLFSGHFPDPDRPGIVHRLDKDTSGLMVVALNPDMAQKLSQAFQDREVEKKYLALVLGRPEKDQGEINQDLDRDPRSRVRMAVTRSGRPARTKYRVVHTGSDSKWSLVGLEILTGRTHQIRVHMAHLGHPVLGDSLYGREIHRTWDLKHRILAKLVKRQLLHSAKLGFKHPASGQWVSFAQALPKDFFRVFLYLEKKMQRVAITGAMGSGKSTVSRILRNLGYPVFCADSCVAGLYQPGQDGWTLIQRRFGDRFFDSSEGPVNKARLAEAIGQDKDILLEINHLIHPLVRHRLNKFWKEHRAKRVAFAEIPLLFESGLTKDCDLSVGVFCPDSIRGDRLEKKLGTGHGKAAVLDGHQLSQPEKIRRCALVVDNSAGPDDLEQRVRSLAIMLRYLRIKQVKKEAGLFQTRFDPDKVFHDTP, from the coding sequence TTGACAAACAGCAGCCTAGATTTTTCTTTTATTGTGGGTCCCGAGGATGCCGGGGCAAGACTGGACAAACTTGTCCTTGCCCGCATTCCCGGGGATGCACCAGCCAGATCCTTAATCCAGTCCTGGATCAAAGGGCGGATGATCTGGATCAATGGCCAGCCCTGCACCAAACCTTCCTTTTGTCCTCCTTCCATGAGCCTGGTCAGGGTCAGGGCAGCCCTGCCCCAGTCCGGACCGGTGCCCATGTCCGGAAAAATTCACGAGATTTACAGGGATGATCATATTCTGGTCCTGAACAAACAGCCAGGCCTCAGCGTCCATCCTGCCCCTTCGGTTGAGCTGCCTACCCTGGTCAATTTTCTGATCAGCCGGGACCTTTTTTCAGGCCATTTTCCCGATCCGGACAGACCAGGAATTGTCCACCGCCTGGACAAGGATACCAGCGGGCTCATGGTTGTGGCCCTGAACCCGGATATGGCTCAAAAACTCAGCCAAGCCTTTCAGGACCGGGAGGTGGAAAAGAAGTACCTGGCCCTGGTACTGGGCAGACCTGAAAAAGACCAGGGAGAGATCAACCAGGACCTGGACCGTGATCCCAGATCCAGGGTCAGGATGGCCGTGACCAGGTCCGGTCGCCCGGCCAGGACAAAGTACAGGGTTGTCCATACCGGCTCTGACAGCAAGTGGTCCCTGGTGGGCCTGGAAATCTTGACCGGCAGGACCCATCAGATCAGGGTGCATATGGCTCATCTGGGACATCCTGTTCTGGGTGATTCCCTTTATGGCCGAGAAATCCACAGAACATGGGATCTCAAGCACAGAATCCTGGCCAAACTTGTTAAGAGACAGCTGCTGCATTCAGCAAAACTTGGGTTTAAACATCCAGCAAGTGGACAATGGGTCAGCTTTGCCCAGGCTTTACCCAAAGATTTTTTCCGGGTTTTCCTTTATCTTGAAAAAAAGATGCAGCGGGTGGCCATAACCGGAGCCATGGGTTCGGGCAAGAGCACTGTTTCCAGGATACTGAGAAACCTGGGCTATCCGGTTTTTTGTGCGGACAGTTGCGTAGCCGGTCTTTATCAGCCGGGTCAGGACGGGTGGACACTTATCCAAAGGCGATTTGGCGACAGATTTTTTGACTCCAGTGAAGGGCCGGTCAACAAGGCTAGACTGGCTGAAGCCATTGGGCAGGATAAGGATATCCTTCTGGAAATAAACCATCTTATTCATCCTCTGGTCCGGCATCGTCTGAATAAATTCTGGAAGGAACACAGGGCCAAAAGAGTGGCTTTTGCAGAGATTCCACTGCTGTTTGAGTCCGGTCTGACCAAGGATTGTGACCTGAGTGTGGGGGTATTTTGTCCAGACAGCATAAGAGGAGACCGGTTGGAGAAGAAACTGGGAACAGGGCATGGCAAGGCTGCTGTCCTGGATGGACACCAGCTCAGTCAGCCGGAAAAAATCAGGCGCTGTGCATTGGTGGTTGACAATTCAGCCGGACCGGATGACCTTGAACAAAGGGTCAGGTCTTTGGCAATCATGCTCAGATATTTGAGAATCAAACAGGTCAAAAAAGAGGCCGGTTTATTCCAGACCCGGTTTGATCCCGACAAGGTCTTTCATGATACCCCTTAA
- a CDS encoding rhomboid family intramembrane serine protease, which translates to MIPLKDSIPNVFKPYMVWAIIGINLLVFLYTLGLSPIHLARFFHLYGVVPARFTQTELALLAGYPDAGYYTLITHMFIHGGFLHFILNCWMLWIFADNIEDVMGPFRFLGFYLMCGAGALMVHVFFNYNSPVPVVGASGAIAGVMGAYFLLYPHSRVITFIPIVFIPYIIEIPALVFLGIWFLIQVVSALGSDIFGTGTGVAWWAHAGGFIVGMVLLPLFRDRKRCYHCYERIRRKKDFILE; encoded by the coding sequence ATGATACCCCTTAAAGACAGTATCCCCAACGTATTCAAACCGTACATGGTCTGGGCGATCATCGGGATCAACCTGCTGGTTTTTTTGTACACCCTTGGACTCAGTCCCATTCATCTGGCCAGGTTCTTCCATTTGTACGGAGTGGTTCCGGCCAGATTCACCCAGACTGAACTGGCCCTTCTGGCTGGTTATCCTGATGCGGGCTACTACACCCTGATCACCCACATGTTCATCCATGGCGGGTTTCTGCACTTTATCCTAAATTGCTGGATGCTCTGGATATTTGCCGACAATATTGAAGACGTGATGGGTCCGTTCAGGTTTCTGGGGTTTTATCTGATGTGTGGCGCCGGGGCATTGATGGTTCATGTTTTCTTTAATTATAATTCGCCTGTCCCGGTGGTTGGAGCTTCAGGGGCCATCGCCGGAGTCATGGGGGCCTATTTTCTGCTTTATCCCCATTCCAGGGTGATAACATTTATTCCCATTGTGTTTATTCCGTATATTATTGAGATCCCGGCCTTAGTGTTTCTGGGAATCTGGTTTTTGATCCAGGTTGTATCTGCCCTGGGATCTGATATCTTCGGGACCGGAACAGGAGTGGCCTGGTGGGCTCATGCAGGAGGGTTCATCGTTGGGATGGTCCTTCTTCCTCTTTTCAGGGACAGGAAAAGGTGTTATCATTGCTATGAGCGGATCAGGCGCAAAAAAGATTTTATTTTGGAATAA
- a CDS encoding ABC transporter ATP-binding protein gives MLKIQDLHVKVGGTEVLKGINLEIEQGETFILFGPNGSGKTSLLMTIMGFAGYEITKGKIFFKGQDITDVPTYERAKLGIGMSFQRPPTIHGLKTRDMVRLCAGEREVEVEALAEKVNLTSFLDRDINSGFSGGEIKRSELLQLMAQNPSLVLFDEPESGVDLENMALIGNTARAILDGPHEPINSASLKELQSRYKTSGLIITHTGYILDYINADRGQVLYKGVLCCSARPRDILDHITKYGYKECVRCLN, from the coding sequence ATGCTTAAGATACAGGACCTGCACGTCAAAGTGGGCGGCACTGAGGTCTTGAAAGGCATCAACCTGGAGATAGAGCAGGGTGAGACCTTTATTCTGTTCGGACCCAATGGTTCGGGCAAGACATCATTGCTTATGACCATCATGGGCTTTGCAGGCTATGAAATAACCAAGGGCAAGATATTTTTTAAAGGACAAGATATTACGGATGTGCCTACCTATGAAAGGGCCAAGCTTGGGATAGGCATGTCTTTTCAGCGTCCTCCCACTATTCACGGGCTCAAAACCAGGGACATGGTCAGGCTTTGTGCAGGAGAAAGGGAGGTTGAAGTTGAAGCCCTGGCCGAGAAGGTTAACCTGACCAGCTTTCTGGACAGGGATATTAACTCGGGCTTTTCCGGTGGAGAGATAAAGCGCTCTGAACTTCTGCAGCTCATGGCCCAGAATCCAAGCCTGGTTCTGTTTGATGAACCTGAATCAGGTGTGGACCTTGAGAACATGGCCCTGATCGGCAACACTGCCCGGGCCATTCTGGACGGACCCCACGAACCCATTAACAGCGCATCATTAAAAGAGCTTCAGTCCAGATACAAGACTTCCGGACTGATCATTACCCATACCGGTTACATCCTGGACTACATCAATGCTGACCGGGGACAGGTCCTGTACAAAGGGGTGCTCTGCTGTTCAGCAAGACCCCGGGATATCCTGGATCACATCACCAAGTACGGATACAAGGAGTGTGTCAGATGCCTAAACTAG
- a CDS encoding SufB/SufD family protein produces the protein MPKLDNNNPEPKVDLGRFNFDQEEAVAMQDLRELSQEDKDRLLMAGIDTKETERSGTYLHINHAKAHCRSCQEGVEVMDTREALEKYDGLPEYYWQAVDKDKDEFTRAAAQKIHGGYFIRTAKGAKIKDPVQSCLFIKGENIGQNVHNIMVIEEDSELHIITGCTTSANVSSALHLGISEIFIKKGGKLTFTMVHNWGEEVMVRPRTVAIVEEDGVFASNYILLKKVRSVQSYPAVFLNGRGAVARFNSILVAPKGSHINSGNKIVLNAPETRGEIISRTITTGGTIIAPGIIEGNAVPAKGHLECKGLILTDGVIHAIPELKGTVAGVELSHEAAVGKIAQEEIEYLMARGLDEDQATSTIVRGFMNVDIMGLPRELRQSIEKTIEETEEDMF, from the coding sequence ATGCCTAAACTAGACAATAACAATCCTGAACCCAAGGTGGATCTCGGGAGATTCAATTTTGACCAGGAAGAAGCAGTTGCCATGCAGGACCTGCGTGAACTCAGCCAGGAGGACAAGGACCGGCTGCTCATGGCTGGAATTGACACCAAGGAAACCGAGAGAAGCGGAACCTACCTTCATATCAACCATGCCAAGGCTCATTGCCGTTCCTGTCAGGAAGGCGTGGAAGTCATGGATACCCGTGAGGCTCTGGAAAAGTACGATGGACTGCCGGAATATTACTGGCAGGCTGTGGACAAGGACAAGGACGAGTTTACCAGGGCTGCAGCCCAGAAGATTCACGGCGGGTATTTCATCCGGACTGCTAAAGGGGCTAAAATCAAGGATCCTGTTCAGTCCTGTCTGTTCATCAAAGGCGAAAATATTGGTCAGAACGTCCACAATATCATGGTTATTGAAGAGGATTCCGAGCTGCATATCATAACCGGATGCACAACATCCGCCAATGTCAGCTCGGCCCTGCATCTGGGCATCTCAGAAATATTCATCAAAAAAGGCGGCAAGCTGACCTTTACCATGGTCCACAACTGGGGCGAGGAGGTCATGGTCAGACCCAGGACCGTGGCCATTGTGGAAGAAGACGGAGTCTTTGCCAGCAACTATATCCTGCTCAAAAAGGTCCGTTCAGTTCAGTCTTATCCGGCTGTCTTTCTGAATGGCCGCGGGGCAGTGGCCAGATTTAACTCCATCCTGGTGGCTCCCAAAGGTTCACACATAAATTCCGGCAATAAGATCGTGCTCAATGCCCCGGAAACCAGAGGGGAGATCATATCCAGAACCATCACCACCGGAGGGACCATCATTGCTCCTGGAATAATCGAGGGTAATGCGGTTCCGGCCAAGGGACATCTGGAGTGCAAGGGACTCATTCTGACTGACGGGGTGATCCACGCCATTCCTGAACTGAAAGGGACCGTTGCCGGGGTGGAGCTCTCCCATGAAGCAGCAGTGGGCAAGATCGCTCAGGAGGAGATCGAATACCTCATGGCCAGGGGACTGGACGAGGATCAGGCCACATCAACCATTGTCCGCGGTTTCATGAATGTGGACATCATGGGCCTTCCCAGGGAACTCCGGCAGAGTATTGAAAAGACCATTGAAGAAACCGAGGAAGACATGTTCTGA
- the secF gene encoding protein translocase subunit SecF produces the protein MGFQIIKPDTDYDFIGKRKYAYIISISLILIGLLSLGLKGGPKFGIDFAGGVIIQVKFEREVELPDLSSSLDETGLPALVVQRFGDRADHEFLLRTSAEDLTPSQVRETVENNLSQHFQDDHYTIQRLEMVGPRVGADLRENALEALFFAVLFIAIYISGRFEHKWFISAFMAAGLAGGVYILKLISIPLALLIFAAMVITIILSWYLRLNFALGAVLALIHDILITVGIFSLLNKEFDLSIVAALLTIIGYSLNDTIIVFDRIRENLRNKISSSLSKTINISINQTLGRTIVTSGTTLAVVLCLLFLGGGIIHDFAFALTVGIIVGTYSSIFVASPILLSFRPVVEEEGEEQEVLSPGRSKPKTA, from the coding sequence ATGGGCTTTCAAATAATCAAACCAGACACCGACTACGATTTCATTGGAAAACGCAAGTATGCGTATATCATATCTATCTCACTGATCCTCATTGGCCTGCTGTCCCTGGGGCTGAAAGGAGGACCCAAGTTCGGCATTGATTTTGCCGGGGGTGTAATCATCCAGGTCAAGTTTGAAAGGGAAGTCGAACTCCCTGACCTGTCATCCTCCCTGGACGAGACCGGACTTCCGGCCCTTGTAGTTCAGCGGTTCGGAGACCGGGCCGACCATGAGTTTCTGCTGCGGACCTCAGCTGAGGACCTTACCCCCAGCCAGGTCAGGGAGACCGTGGAAAACAACCTCAGCCAGCACTTTCAGGACGACCACTACACCATCCAGCGCCTGGAAATGGTCGGTCCAAGGGTCGGGGCTGATCTGCGGGAAAACGCCCTGGAAGCGTTGTTCTTTGCCGTTCTGTTTATTGCCATCTATATCTCGGGAAGGTTTGAACATAAGTGGTTTATCTCTGCTTTTATGGCTGCCGGCCTGGCCGGGGGAGTCTATATTCTGAAACTCATCTCCATCCCCCTGGCCCTGCTGATCTTTGCAGCCATGGTCATAACCATCATCCTTTCCTGGTATCTGAGGCTCAATTTCGCCCTGGGAGCGGTTCTGGCCCTGATCCACGACATTCTGATCACTGTGGGCATTTTTTCCCTGCTGAACAAGGAATTCGACCTGAGCATAGTGGCTGCTCTTTTGACCATCATAGGTTACTCCCTGAATGACACCATCATTGTCTTTGACCGGATCAGGGAAAACCTGCGGAACAAGATTTCCTCATCCCTGTCCAAGACCATTAACATAAGTATCAACCAGACCCTTGGCCGGACCATCGTCACCTCGGGAACAACCCTGGCAGTGGTACTCTGCCTCCTGTTCCTGGGCGGCGGGATCATCCACGACTTTGCCTTTGCCTTGACTGTGGGAATCATTGTTGGAACCTACTCTTCCATCTTTGTTGCCAGTCCCATACTTCTCAGTTTCAGGCCGGTGGTGGAAGAAGAAGGTGAGGAACAGGAAGTTTTGTCTCCTGGCCGTTCAAAACCCAAAACCGCATAA
- the secD gene encoding protein translocase subunit SecD: protein MKGNLRWKIPVILMVLITSLLYFLPSFSGVRDSSLAKIMPDKQVSLGLDLRGGIHLTLGVEVERAMERSLAQMGQDIRDQARQHNILILRPGVTDDTRLEFVLVQRDQQRELDRLIDREYSNLRVVSRTAEDEQRTRYILDFTSEYKEVIRDMTMDQAVKTIRNRIDQFGVAEPDIRRQQEDRIQVQLPGLDDPQRAIAIIGQTAHLEFKLVDEDADPQRAEQGIVPPGSRLYYQQVTLADGTTVDEPVVLRAETVMTGEYITNAHTAFDQYNQPYVAIAFDNRGSRIFERVTGENVRKRLAIVLDGNVYSTPVIQERISGGRASITGRFTVDEAHDLAVVLRAGSLPAPVFVMEERTVGPSLGQESIERGVRSAMIGGALVIIFMIFYFGFAGLIADIVLAFNVILIMAGLAGFGATLTLPGIAGIILTIGIAVDANVLIFERIREELRRGLSPRAAVEEGYNRATLTILDANVTTIIAAVILYQFGTGPIRGFAVTLTLGVLASMFTAIFVSRVLFDIWVSRRKPGTAFNI, encoded by the coding sequence ATGAAAGGCAATCTGCGCTGGAAGATCCCAGTCATATTAATGGTCCTCATAACCAGTCTGCTCTATTTCCTGCCCTCTTTCTCAGGCGTCAGAGACTCATCTCTGGCTAAAATCATGCCCGACAAACAGGTCAGCCTGGGCCTGGACCTGCGGGGAGGCATCCACCTCACCCTGGGGGTTGAAGTAGAAAGAGCCATGGAGCGGTCTCTTGCCCAGATGGGGCAGGATATCCGTGATCAGGCCAGACAGCATAATATTCTCATTCTCCGGCCCGGGGTTACTGACGATACCAGACTGGAATTCGTGCTTGTGCAAAGAGATCAGCAAAGAGAGCTGGACCGGCTGATAGATCGTGAATACAGCAACCTGCGAGTAGTTTCCAGAACTGCTGAGGACGAGCAGAGAACAAGGTACATCCTGGACTTCACCTCAGAATATAAAGAAGTTATCAGGGATATGACCATGGATCAGGCAGTCAAGACCATCCGCAACAGAATTGATCAGTTCGGGGTTGCTGAACCAGATATCCGCAGACAGCAGGAAGACCGGATTCAGGTCCAGCTGCCCGGCCTGGATGATCCTCAAAGGGCCATTGCCATCATTGGTCAGACCGCCCATCTGGAATTCAAACTGGTAGATGAGGATGCCGATCCCCAGAGGGCGGAACAGGGCATTGTTCCTCCTGGAAGCAGACTGTACTATCAGCAGGTCACCTTGGCTGACGGGACAACTGTTGACGAACCTGTGGTCCTGAGGGCTGAAACTGTTATGACCGGTGAATACATAACCAACGCCCATACAGCCTTTGATCAGTATAATCAGCCTTATGTAGCCATCGCCTTTGACAACCGGGGCTCCAGGATATTTGAGCGGGTTACCGGTGAAAATGTGCGCAAACGGCTGGCCATTGTCCTGGATGGAAATGTTTATTCCACACCGGTCATCCAGGAACGCATCTCCGGCGGCAGGGCCAGCATCACTGGCCGGTTCACCGTTGACGAGGCCCATGATCTGGCAGTGGTTCTAAGGGCCGGATCTCTTCCAGCTCCGGTCTTTGTCATGGAAGAAAGAACTGTTGGCCCCTCCCTTGGTCAGGAATCCATAGAAAGGGGAGTCCGTTCAGCCATGATCGGCGGGGCACTGGTCATAATCTTCATGATTTTTTATTTCGGTTTTGCCGGACTGATCGCCGACATTGTCCTGGCCTTCAACGTCATCCTGATCATGGCCGGACTTGCCGGTTTCGGTGCCACCCTGACCCTGCCCGGCATAGCCGGAATAATCCTGACCATAGGTATAGCCGTGGATGCCAATGTGCTCATATTTGAACGCATCCGGGAAGAACTGCGGCGGGGCCTGTCGCCCCGGGCAGCTGTGGAGGAAGGGTACAACCGGGCCACCCTGACCATCCTGGACGCCAATGTGACCACCATTATTGCCGCAGTTATCTTGTACCAGTTCGGCACCGGTCCCATCCGGGGCTTTGCCGTCACTCTGACTCTGGGTGTCCTGGCATCCATGTTCACGGCCATTTTTGTATCCAGGGTGCTCTTCGACATCTGGGTTTCCAGACGCAAACCAGGCACTGCTTTTAATATTTAA
- the yajC gene encoding preprotein translocase subunit YajC — protein sequence MFLENLAFAMGQAGDPQAGAGNPFTAFIPLILMFAIFYFLLIRPQQKKAKEHRQVLANLKRGDSVLTNGGIYGRIIDIQNDVLTLEIGDKMQIKTNRAYIAGLADPNQDVVQKN from the coding sequence ATGTTTCTAGAAAATCTGGCCTTTGCCATGGGGCAGGCGGGCGATCCCCAGGCTGGCGCAGGGAATCCCTTTACCGCCTTTATTCCATTGATCCTGATGTTTGCCATCTTTTACTTTCTGCTCATTCGTCCTCAGCAGAAGAAAGCCAAGGAGCACCGTCAGGTCCTGGCCAATCTCAAGAGAGGGGACAGCGTACTGACCAATGGCGGAATATACGGACGGATCATCGACATTCAAAATGACGTCCTTACCCTGGAAATCGGGGACAAGATGCAGATCAAGACCAACCGGGCCTATATTGCCGGTCTGGCTGATCCCAATCAGGACGTGGTGCAGAAAAACTGA